A single Pedobacter sp. PACM 27299 DNA region contains:
- a CDS encoding phage tail sheath family protein: protein MIESNIKSPGVYINEQNAFPNSVVSVATAVPAFIGYTPQAVYNGKSYVNVAHRITSFAEFQSIYCYPNPAPPASPAIQYNPEYYLVQQKSQPVDSGYMIINNSFYSILPDPNTIYYMYNSIQLFYQNGGGEAYIVSVGTYGRPSGQSIGVGEQIINPNVMLSQLQSGLALLLNEQEPTMYICPEATLLSPSENSTLMKSMLEQSQTMQTAICVFDLIGGRNPNPLTYSDDIDAFREATGQQGLDYGTAYYPFIGTTIMESTDMNYTNLFGGDVQPLDPLLNPPSNPNPTAATILHNIENPPGAPLTVSQYNNALINASKVYATIIKNVLAEANVLPASSGMAGVMTTVDDQEGVWQAPANTSIVSAVSLPINLSESQQGNLNVDPVSGKSINAIRFFNGIGILVWGARTLDGNSQDWRYISVRRTMIMIEQSCKLASQSYVFQPNVKNTWEAVKAMISSFLNTIWKEGGLQGASAADAFSVECGLGTTMTSDDILDGFMNVTVKVAVVRPAEFIVLTFQQEMPVSS, encoded by the coding sequence ATGATTGAATCAAACATTAAGTCACCCGGTGTTTACATCAACGAACAAAATGCCTTCCCCAATAGCGTAGTCTCTGTGGCTACTGCTGTTCCGGCGTTTATAGGTTACACTCCCCAGGCGGTATACAATGGGAAATCGTATGTCAATGTGGCACATCGGATTACATCCTTTGCCGAATTCCAGTCCATTTACTGTTACCCGAACCCTGCACCTCCAGCAAGTCCGGCAATTCAATATAATCCGGAGTATTACCTGGTACAGCAGAAAAGTCAGCCGGTAGACAGCGGGTATATGATCATCAACAATTCCTTTTATTCTATCCTACCAGATCCCAATACTATTTATTACATGTACAATAGCATTCAACTGTTTTATCAGAACGGAGGAGGAGAAGCTTACATTGTTTCGGTAGGAACTTACGGGCGGCCGTCCGGACAGTCAATTGGCGTTGGAGAGCAGATTATTAACCCCAATGTCATGTTGTCACAGCTGCAGAGTGGACTCGCATTGCTGCTGAATGAGCAGGAGCCAACGATGTACATTTGCCCTGAAGCAACCCTGCTTTCCCCTTCAGAAAACTCAACATTGATGAAGAGCATGCTGGAGCAAAGCCAGACTATGCAGACGGCAATTTGTGTTTTTGATTTGATTGGTGGGCGGAATCCTAATCCTTTAACTTATTCTGACGACATCGATGCCTTCAGAGAGGCTACTGGTCAACAGGGATTGGACTATGGAACGGCTTATTATCCTTTTATTGGGACGACAATTATGGAGAGTACGGATATGAATTACACAAATCTTTTTGGAGGAGATGTTCAGCCGCTGGATCCGTTGCTCAATCCACCATCTAATCCCAATCCAACCGCAGCTACCATCTTACACAATATTGAAAACCCTCCGGGAGCCCCTTTAACGGTATCACAATACAACAACGCATTGATTAATGCCAGTAAGGTTTACGCGACCATCATTAAAAACGTGCTGGCAGAAGCGAATGTGCTTCCTGCAAGTTCTGGGATGGCAGGTGTGATGACCACGGTAGACGATCAGGAAGGAGTGTGGCAGGCCCCAGCCAATACCTCTATTGTTAGTGCAGTTTCACTTCCGATCAATTTATCAGAAAGCCAGCAGGGAAACCTCAACGTAGATCCGGTTTCAGGTAAATCGATCAATGCGATCCGGTTTTTTAACGGCATTGGAATCCTGGTATGGGGGGCCAGAACGCTAGATGGCAACAGTCAGGACTGGAGGTACATCTCCGTGAGGAGAACCATGATCATGATTGAGCAATCCTGTAAGCTAGCTTCACAATCGTATGTTTTTCAACCCAATGTAAAGAACACCTGGGAAGCGGTAAAGGCGATGATCAGTAGTTTTCTGAATACCATCTGGAAAGAAGGCGGGCTTCAGGGGGCATCGGCTGCAGATGCTTTTTCCGTAGAATGTGGTTTAGGAACGACCATGACTTCTGATGATATTCTGGATGGTTTTATGAATGTGACGGTTAAAGTTGCTGTAGTCCGTCCGGCGGAGTTTATCGTGCTTACTTTCCAGCAGGAAATGCCAGTTTCAAGTTAA
- a CDS encoding phage tail protein translates to MADDGSAQGATWPMPKFRFEVDLGTELKGVGFQEVSGMDVENQVIEYRKSNSPLFSPEKMPGLVKYGNVTMKRGIFVNDNVFWDWHAEIKMNLIKRRTVLIKLLDEGGNVTMQWQLDNAWPTKISSTDLKSEGNEVAIDTLEIAHEQLTITNGK, encoded by the coding sequence ATGGCAGATGATGGAAGCGCACAAGGCGCAACATGGCCCATGCCCAAATTCAGATTTGAAGTGGACCTTGGAACAGAATTAAAAGGCGTAGGATTTCAGGAAGTATCTGGAATGGATGTCGAAAATCAGGTGATAGAATACCGTAAAAGCAATAGCCCGCTTTTCTCTCCGGAGAAAATGCCAGGCTTGGTGAAATATGGTAACGTGACCATGAAAAGGGGCATTTTTGTGAATGATAATGTCTTCTGGGACTGGCATGCAGAGATTAAGATGAACCTGATCAAAAGAAGAACGGTACTGATTAAATTGTTGGATGAAGGCGGTAATGTGACCATGCAATGGCAGCTAGACAATGCCTGGCCAACAAAAATTAGCAGTACCGATCTGAAATCTGAAGGAAATGAAGTGGCAATTGATACGCTTGAAATCGCACATGAACAATTAACAATTACCAATGGCAAGTAA
- a CDS encoding phage tail protein — translation MASNNYPLGFYFMLSLKGDDAAFQEVSGLSKELGIEEVVSGGENRFKYRLPTTSSSQNLVLKRALVPGGSDLVDWCITCIDGGLGSAIQTNDVSLSLLDASGDILVMWTFHKAYPIKYSVSDLKSQENAIVIESMELAYTYFDISESTNVSNLYD, via the coding sequence ATGGCAAGTAATAATTATCCATTAGGATTTTATTTCATGCTGTCTTTAAAGGGAGATGATGCTGCCTTTCAGGAGGTATCCGGACTTTCTAAAGAACTTGGGATTGAAGAAGTCGTTTCTGGTGGGGAAAACCGGTTTAAATACAGGCTCCCCACCACTTCCTCCAGTCAGAACCTGGTGCTCAAAAGGGCCTTGGTTCCGGGCGGTTCCGATCTGGTAGATTGGTGTATCACCTGTATTGATGGCGGACTGGGCTCGGCCATTCAGACAAACGATGTTTCGCTGAGCCTGCTGGATGCCAGTGGCGACATTCTGGTGATGTGGACCTTTCATAAGGCTTATCCGATTAAATATTCGGTGTCAGATTTGAAATCACAGGAGAATGCGATCGTCATTGAATCCATGGAATTGGCCTACACTTATTTTGATATCTCAGAAAGTACAAATGTTTCTAACCTATATGATTAA
- a CDS encoding DUF5908 family protein → MAIEIRELIIKTEISVGDRNYLSGIKEEDLRQLKKQIMEECRKIIAERTKKTSYKR, encoded by the coding sequence ATGGCTATTGAAATCAGAGAACTCATTATCAAAACGGAAATATCTGTAGGTGACCGGAATTATCTGTCTGGTATTAAGGAAGAAGACCTTAGGCAGTTGAAGAAACAGATTATGGAGGAATGCCGGAAGATCATTGCAGAGCGAACTAAAAAAACGAGTTACAAACGATAA
- a CDS encoding CIS tube protein — protein sequence MGSLEPMKITGYTDEQFTKRFPGAPYLMMLNPESIKWQRSIEYNQQQAPDSSAPSQRYKSTPSDKLSFDVVIDCTGIVDPKRINMAKEISTLEQIIFTYNGTIHRPNFVKVQWGKDLVFNGVLTSFDISYTLFRPDGSPLRAKISLGFGQYIAPQTVKIQDQDESPDISHLVSVVEGLTLPELCEKIWNEENYYIQAARYNDLNKFRNLKGVEKLIFPPIIPKV from the coding sequence ATGGGAAGCCTGGAACCAATGAAGATTACCGGTTATACGGATGAACAATTTACCAAACGTTTTCCTGGAGCTCCATACCTGATGATGCTTAATCCTGAGTCGATTAAATGGCAGCGCAGCATTGAGTACAATCAGCAGCAGGCACCGGATTCGAGTGCTCCTTCACAGCGCTATAAGAGTACACCAAGCGATAAGCTGAGCTTTGATGTGGTGATCGACTGTACCGGAATTGTTGATCCGAAGCGGATCAATATGGCGAAAGAGATCAGCACTTTAGAACAGATTATTTTTACCTATAATGGCACAATTCACCGCCCTAATTTTGTGAAGGTGCAATGGGGTAAGGATTTGGTGTTTAATGGTGTGCTGACCTCTTTTGATATTTCCTACACCTTGTTTCGTCCGGATGGAAGTCCGCTAAGGGCAAAGATTTCCCTTGGATTCGGACAGTATATCGCTCCGCAGACGGTAAAAATACAAGACCAGGATGAATCCCCGGATATCAGTCATCTTGTGAGCGTTGTAGAGGGGCTCACTTTACCAGAGTTGTGTGAAAAGATCTGGAATGAAGAAAATTATTATATCCAGGCTGCACGTTACAATGACCTCAATAAGTTTCGAAACTTAAAGGGAGTCGAAAAACTGATTTTTCCACCTATAATTCCTAAAGTATAA
- the vgrG gene encoding type VI secretion system tip protein VgrG yields MPSSSSNSANGSLATYTIKVAGNTIPDELSVLSVHIEKKVNRISSARIMILDGEPNTGTFEASSSSFFVPGNVISIEAGYDSANTVLFKGIITRQSIQIDNIIGSALEVECRDEAIKMIVGRKSLTFSQKKDSEVISSIINSYIGLSAEVSETTTVWPEQVQFYVTDWDFILSLSEMNGLIVTTLNGKVSVFEPGAKPDPVMTIGYGSGLIEFRADMNAVTQLESVKSSSWDYKNQMVASATAPNNYAGPGNISSKTLAEVLGLREYQIQTTAPVAAEELANWAKAQMLKTEYAKIQGEAKFQGTSLVDPGKYITLNGLGSRFNGNYLISGVNQELSEGNWITEISIGMSPLWFMEEPDVMAPAASGMLPGVRGLFNGTVKKIYDDPESQYRILVDVPLFDQTGQGIWARLANFYSTSGAGAFFLPEVGDEVVLGFLNEDPRNPVILGSMYSNPKRKPYQGLQPNEKNSIKAIVSKSNLSIEFDDEKKVLTIETPDKNTMIFSDQDKKITIKDEHSNSIELSAEGITMNSPKNINIHADQKINLSGTQGVLIQAAAGDVSLTGINIKQEAESQFSAEGSMTVQIKSGMELSLKSAMIMIN; encoded by the coding sequence ATGCCATCATCATCCAGCAATAGCGCGAACGGCAGTTTAGCCACCTATACCATAAAAGTGGCGGGAAATACGATTCCAGACGAACTGAGCGTGCTCTCTGTCCACATAGAGAAAAAAGTAAACCGCATTTCCTCTGCCAGGATCATGATCCTGGATGGGGAACCAAATACCGGAACATTTGAAGCGAGTTCTTCTTCGTTTTTTGTTCCTGGCAACGTCATCAGCATTGAGGCTGGGTATGACTCGGCCAATACTGTACTTTTTAAAGGGATCATTACCCGACAGTCCATTCAGATCGACAATATTATCGGTTCCGCATTGGAAGTAGAATGCCGGGACGAGGCCATAAAAATGATAGTGGGTAGAAAGAGCCTTACTTTTTCTCAAAAAAAAGACAGTGAAGTCATTTCTTCCATCATCAACAGTTACATTGGATTATCTGCCGAGGTCAGTGAAACGACTACGGTATGGCCGGAGCAAGTGCAATTTTATGTAACAGACTGGGATTTTATACTGTCGCTTTCAGAAATGAACGGCTTGATTGTGACCACCCTGAATGGGAAGGTTTCCGTCTTTGAGCCTGGAGCGAAACCAGATCCCGTAATGACCATCGGTTATGGCAGTGGATTGATAGAGTTCAGGGCAGACATGAATGCGGTGACACAGCTGGAAAGTGTGAAATCGAGTTCATGGGATTATAAAAACCAGATGGTAGCCAGTGCTACAGCACCAAATAACTATGCTGGCCCTGGAAATATTTCTTCGAAAACATTAGCTGAAGTTTTGGGCTTGCGGGAATATCAAATTCAGACCACAGCCCCTGTAGCAGCAGAAGAACTGGCTAATTGGGCCAAGGCACAGATGCTCAAAACGGAGTATGCAAAGATACAAGGAGAAGCTAAGTTTCAGGGTACGAGTTTGGTAGATCCGGGTAAATACATTACTCTGAATGGTCTTGGCAGCAGATTTAATGGTAATTACCTGATTTCTGGGGTAAACCAGGAGCTGTCTGAGGGAAATTGGATTACCGAGATTTCTATTGGAATGTCGCCGCTTTGGTTTATGGAAGAACCTGATGTAATGGCTCCGGCTGCTTCAGGGATGCTGCCGGGGGTACGCGGTTTATTTAACGGAACAGTTAAAAAGATCTACGATGATCCGGAATCACAATACAGGATTTTGGTAGATGTGCCGCTGTTTGACCAGACTGGACAGGGAATCTGGGCCAGACTTGCCAATTTTTATTCGACCAGTGGTGCCGGTGCATTTTTTTTGCCCGAAGTGGGAGATGAAGTGGTACTTGGATTTTTAAACGAAGATCCGCGTAATCCGGTCATCCTTGGGAGCATGTACAGCAATCCAAAGCGGAAACCATATCAAGGTCTCCAACCCAACGAAAAAAATTCCATCAAGGCCATTGTCTCCAAGTCAAACCTTAGTATTGAATTTGACGATGAGAAAAAGGTGCTGACCATCGAAACGCCAGATAAAAACACGATGATCTTTAGTGATCAGGATAAAAAAATTACGATTAAAGATGAACATTCAAACAGCATTGAGCTGTCGGCAGAGGGAATTACAATGAACAGCCCGAAAAATATCAATATCCATGCCGACCAAAAGATCAACCTAAGCGGTACACAAGGTGTCTTGATTCAGGCTGCTGCCGGAGATGTAAGCCTCACTGGTATCAATATTAAACAGGAAGCTGAAAGCCAGTTTTCGGCCGAGGGATCGATGACCGTTCAGATCAAAAGTGGGATGGAACTGAGCCTGAAAAGTGCAATGATTATGATCAACTAA
- a CDS encoding PAAR domain-containing protein produces MPAAARLTDFHICPMVNPGPVPIPHVGGPVIGPGLPTVLIGGLPAARVGDMLTCVGPPDSIVMGSATVLIGGMPAARMGDQTAHGGSIMIGALNVMIGG; encoded by the coding sequence ATGCCAGCAGCAGCCAGATTAACTGATTTTCATATTTGCCCGATGGTGAATCCGGGGCCAGTGCCTATCCCTCATGTTGGGGGACCAGTTATTGGGCCGGGTTTGCCTACTGTATTGATTGGCGGACTTCCTGCAGCAAGAGTAGGCGACATGCTGACCTGCGTAGGACCACCTGACAGCATTGTAATGGGTTCCGCAACGGTACTGATTGGTGGAATGCCTGCTGCAAGAATGGGCGATCAAACCGCCCACGGCGGGTCCATCATGATCGGTGCATTGAATGTAATGATCGGCGGTTAA